Proteins co-encoded in one endosymbiont 'TC1' of Trimyema compressum genomic window:
- a CDS encoding MptD family putative ECF transporter S component, with protein sequence MKVKNIITIAIFTVLIYVLFRIVSLTALVPFLYPYVPAITLIPCGVIWAYLRVKVPKRYGILIQCTLLAILTFIGGSPWFIDLGLFVGGIAAEIISGIGSYKNFKLNTFGYTVFGLIFSFGSFGVMLLARSYYLNYVESLGMKMDHIESVLFLVTWQTFLLCCVFVVITSTIRSMLLGKRMLKKHFEKASTV encoded by the coding sequence ATGAAAGTTAAGAATATAATTACAATTGCGATTTTTACTGTTTTAATTTATGTACTTTTTCGAATAGTATCCCTTACGGCACTGGTTCCCTTTCTATATCCCTATGTGCCAGCAATTACACTCATTCCATGTGGTGTAATCTGGGCTTATTTGCGTGTAAAGGTACCCAAAAGATATGGGATTTTGATACAATGTACATTACTTGCAATACTAACATTTATTGGTGGTTCTCCTTGGTTTATTGATCTGGGACTTTTTGTGGGAGGTATAGCTGCTGAAATAATATCTGGAATTGGAAGTTATAAAAATTTCAAGTTAAATACTTTTGGATACACTGTTTTTGGTTTGATTTTTAGTTTTGGTAGCTTTGGTGTAATGCTTTTAGCAAGATCCTATTATTTAAATTATGTAGAAAGTTTAGGAATGAAAATGGATCATATTGAGAGTGTGCTATTTCTTGTTACCTGGCAAACATTTTTATTATGTTGTGTTTTTGTAGTGATTACTTCCACTATAAGAAGTATGCTTCTTGGAAAGCGCATGCTAAAAAAACACTTTGAAAAAGCATCTACTGTTTAG
- the ileS gene encoding isoleucine--tRNA ligase produces the protein MYKKVSTDLNFVEREKNIEKFWEENHIFEKSIDLKKDGEIYTFYDGPPTANGKPHIGHVLTRVIKDMIPRYQTMKGKMVPRKAGWDTHGLPIELEVEKLLGLDGKEQIEAYGLEPFIKHCKESVWKYKEMWEDFSKTVGFWADMDNPYVTYDNDFIESEWWVLKIIWEKGLLYKGHKIVPYCPRCGTPLSSHEVSQGYKDIKEKSAIVRFKVKDEEAFLLAWTTTPWTLPSNVALCVNPNENYVKVEAEDTIYYLAEALCDTVFDGMYRIIDSYTGKDLEYKEYEPLFDFGDLNGEKGYYVTCADYVTLSDGTGVVHIAPAFGEDDAQVGRIYDLPFLQLVDSKGEMTAETPWAGVFCKDADKLVLQDLEMRGLLFAAPNFEHSYPHCWRCDTPLIYYARESWFIKMTDVKDDLIKNNNTINWIPESIGKGRFGDWLENVQDWSISRDRYWGTPLNIWECPCGHQHSIGSIEELKSLSNNCPEDIELHIPYIDAVTFTCEKCGHEMRRVPEVIDCWFDSGAMPFAQHHYPFEKKDIFEEQFPADFISEAVDQTRGWFYSLLAISTLIFNKAPYKNVIVMGHVQDEKGQKMSKSKGNAVDPFNALETYGADAIRWYFYINSAPWLPNRFHGKTVMEGQRKFMGTLWNTYAFFVLYANIDSFNATEYKLEYDKLSVMDKWLLSKLNTMVKTVDQNFSEYKIPKTAKALQQFVDEMSNWYVRRSRERFWVKDMPQDKINAYMTLYTALVTVAKAAAPMVPFMTEDIYQNLVRSIDEFAPESIHLCDFPDAEESMIDETLEVNMDSVLQVVVLGRACRNAANVKNRQPICSMLIKADFELSLFFIDIIKDELNVKNVIFTSDVEGFISYSIKPQLKTLGPKFGKQLGSIRKALDTIDVEKAMIEIKDKGSLGLDLDGETVTLLTEGLIIDTNNKEGYVSESDNGVTVVLDINLSDDLLEEGFVRELISKIQTMRKEAGFEVMDRINVYASNNEKAVAIFNKFKEDIKSEVLALDIILNEVKGYEKEWNINGETVLLAVEKR, from the coding sequence ATGTATAAAAAAGTGTCAACGGATTTAAATTTTGTTGAAAGAGAAAAAAATATTGAAAAATTTTGGGAAGAAAACCATATTTTTGAAAAAAGTATAGATTTAAAAAAAGATGGGGAGATATATACTTTTTATGATGGACCACCAACAGCTAACGGCAAGCCACATATTGGTCATGTTTTAACTCGTGTGATTAAAGATATGATACCAAGATATCAAACCATGAAAGGAAAAATGGTGCCCCGTAAGGCTGGCTGGGATACCCATGGTTTACCTATAGAATTAGAAGTTGAAAAATTACTAGGTTTAGATGGAAAAGAACAAATTGAAGCTTATGGTTTAGAACCATTTATTAAACATTGTAAGGAAAGTGTTTGGAAATATAAGGAAATGTGGGAAGATTTCTCAAAAACAGTTGGATTTTGGGCTGATATGGATAATCCTTATGTGACTTATGATAATGATTTTATCGAGTCAGAATGGTGGGTTTTAAAAATAATCTGGGAAAAGGGATTATTGTATAAAGGCCATAAAATTGTACCTTACTGTCCTCGTTGTGGAACACCTTTATCCAGTCATGAGGTTTCTCAAGGATACAAAGATATTAAGGAAAAGTCAGCTATTGTAAGATTTAAAGTTAAAGATGAAGAAGCTTTTCTTTTAGCATGGACAACAACTCCTTGGACATTGCCATCTAACGTAGCACTTTGTGTAAATCCAAATGAGAACTATGTAAAAGTAGAAGCTGAAGATACTATTTATTATTTAGCAGAAGCTCTTTGTGATACTGTTTTTGATGGTATGTATAGAATTATTGATTCTTATACTGGCAAAGATTTAGAATATAAAGAATACGAACCATTGTTTGATTTTGGTGATCTCAATGGGGAAAAAGGCTATTATGTAACTTGTGCAGACTATGTAACATTATCTGATGGGACAGGTGTTGTACATATTGCACCTGCTTTTGGTGAGGATGATGCCCAAGTCGGCAGAATCTACGACTTGCCATTTTTACAATTGGTAGACAGTAAAGGTGAGATGACAGCAGAAACCCCATGGGCTGGTGTTTTTTGTAAGGATGCTGATAAATTGGTTTTACAGGATCTTGAAATGAGAGGCCTTTTATTTGCTGCTCCTAATTTTGAGCATAGCTATCCTCACTGTTGGCGTTGTGATACACCATTAATCTATTATGCAAGAGAATCATGGTTCATTAAAATGACTGATGTCAAAGACGATTTAATAAAAAATAATAACACAATCAATTGGATTCCAGAAAGTATTGGTAAAGGTCGTTTTGGAGACTGGCTAGAAAATGTCCAAGATTGGAGTATCAGTAGAGACCGTTACTGGGGAACCCCTTTAAATATTTGGGAATGTCCATGTGGTCATCAGCATTCCATTGGTAGTATTGAGGAGTTAAAATCATTATCGAACAATTGCCCAGAAGATATTGAGCTACATATACCTTATATTGATGCTGTCACATTTACTTGTGAAAAGTGTGGACACGAAATGCGCCGAGTGCCAGAAGTTATTGACTGCTGGTTTGATTCAGGGGCTATGCCTTTTGCACAACATCACTATCCATTTGAAAAAAAAGATATCTTCGAGGAACAGTTTCCAGCGGATTTTATTTCTGAAGCTGTTGACCAAACTAGAGGTTGGTTTTACTCTTTATTAGCAATTTCTACCTTGATTTTTAATAAAGCACCTTATAAGAACGTTATTGTTATGGGCCATGTACAAGATGAAAAAGGGCAAAAAATGTCTAAATCAAAAGGCAATGCTGTGGATCCTTTTAATGCATTAGAAACTTATGGTGCAGATGCTATTCGTTGGTATTTCTATATTAATAGTGCTCCATGGTTACCCAATAGATTTCATGGCAAAACAGTAATGGAAGGTCAGCGAAAGTTTATGGGTACTCTTTGGAATACTTATGCTTTCTTTGTTCTCTATGCTAACATTGATAGCTTTAATGCAACAGAGTACAAATTAGAATATGATAAATTGTCAGTAATGGATAAATGGCTACTGTCAAAATTAAATACAATGGTTAAGACAGTTGATCAGAATTTTAGTGAGTATAAAATTCCAAAAACTGCTAAAGCTTTGCAACAATTTGTTGATGAAATGAGTAATTGGTATGTCCGTAGAAGTCGTGAAAGATTCTGGGTAAAGGATATGCCTCAGGATAAAATTAATGCTTATATGACTCTTTATACTGCACTTGTAACAGTTGCTAAAGCAGCGGCGCCTATGGTACCATTTATGACAGAAGATATTTATCAAAATCTTGTGAGAAGTATTGATGAATTTGCTCCTGAAAGTATTCATCTTTGTGATTTTCCAGATGCTGAAGAATCAATGATTGATGAAACACTGGAAGTTAATATGGATAGTGTACTTCAAGTTGTTGTCTTGGGACGCGCTTGTAGAAATGCTGCTAATGTTAAAAACAGACAACCTATTTGCAGTATGCTTATAAAGGCTGATTTTGAGTTATCATTATTTTTCATTGATATTATCAAAGATGAACTCAATGTTAAAAATGTTATTTTTACAAGTGATGTTGAAGGATTTATTTCCTATAGTATTAAACCTCAACTTAAGACATTAGGTCCTAAGTTTGGTAAACAATTAGGTAGCATTCGTAAAGCTTTAGACACTATTGATGTTGAAAAAGCAATGATTGAAATAAAAGATAAAGGTTCTTTAGGATTGGATTTAGATGGGGAAACAGTTACTTTATTAACAGAAGGTTTAATAATTGATACTAACAATAAAGAAGGCTATGTATCTGAAAGTGATAATGGCGTAACTGTTGTTTTAGACATTAATTTATCAGATGATTTACTTGAAGAAGGCTTTGTAAGAGAGCTAATAAGTAAAATCCAAACTATGAGAAAAGAAGCTGGTTTTGAAGTTATGGACAGAATCAATGTGTATGCTTCAAATAATGAAAAAGCAGTAGCTATTTTTAATAAGTTTAAAGAAGATATTAAATCGGAAGTGCTGGCTTTAGATATTATTTTGAATGAAGTAAAAGGATATGAAAAAGAATGGAATATTAATGGTGAGACTGTTTTATTGGCAGTTGAAAAACGATAA
- a CDS encoding NifB/NifX family molybdenum-iron cluster-binding protein has translation MKVAITHDNGQVYQHFGYTKEFKVYSIEDNKIISEEIISSNGSGHGALADFLAGQDIAVLICGGIGGGAKTALDEAGITLYCGVEGDVDVQIADYLGECLNHDPNTLCNHHNHEEGHTCSH, from the coding sequence ATGAAAGTTGCAATTACACATGATAATGGTCAAGTTTACCAGCATTTTGGTTACACCAAGGAATTTAAAGTATATTCTATTGAAGATAATAAAATTATTTCCGAAGAAATAATTTCTTCAAATGGAAGTGGACATGGTGCATTAGCAGACTTTTTAGCTGGCCAAGATATTGCAGTGTTGATTTGTGGTGGCATTGGTGGTGGTGCTAAAACTGCTTTAGATGAAGCTGGTATTACATTATATTGCGGTGTGGAAGGTGATGTTGATGTGCAAATAGCTGATTATTTAGGAGAATGTTTAAATCATGATCCTAATACTTTGTGTAATCATCACAATCATGAAGAAGGTCATACCTGTAGTCATTAA